A window from Natronorubrum aibiense encodes these proteins:
- a CDS encoding TM2 domain-containing protein, whose translation MKYCINCGEQIADDAELCTNCGVNQTISLEGSYDERAENEKYCVECGTLITKQAEICPDCGVRQPSVQGSADSDKIAAGVLALLLGGLGAHKFYQGNMKLGVLYLCFFWTGIPAVLGLVEGILMLIADDTEYEEKYADGSLLGR comes from the coding sequence ATGAAGTACTGTATTAATTGTGGCGAGCAGATCGCCGACGATGCAGAGTTGTGTACCAACTGCGGGGTCAATCAAACCATATCTCTCGAGGGAAGTTATGACGAGCGGGCTGAAAACGAGAAGTACTGTGTCGAGTGCGGGACCCTGATAACCAAGCAGGCGGAAATCTGTCCGGACTGTGGTGTTCGACAGCCTTCCGTGCAGGGATCGGCAGATTCAGACAAGATCGCGGCCGGCGTTCTGGCGCTACTACTCGGCGGCTTGGGGGCACATAAATTTTACCAGGGAAACATGAAACTCGGCGTACTCTACCTCTGTTTCTTCTGGACGGGTATCCCCGCAGTGCTTGGCCTAGTTGAGGGAATTCTGATGCTTATCGCCGACGATACCGAGTACGAGGAAAAGTACGCCGACGGTAGTCTTCTTGGGCGATAA
- a CDS encoding mechanosensitive ion channel family protein translates to MIDISHSLEFLLQSTGEIPFSDRPWLLVIAILVVSYFLSQFIKWGGNKLLDQSNRWADNSINRAFFEEIYIPLYVSVALGGIYLSLSVLEVVESSYFLVGTILSILVVLWMRAAKRFGGEWIEAVNATESDYEFSPIFKNFWTIFILLGTGISLLIIWEIDITPFLASAGIIGIILGLAAQEAIGNLIGGVSLYFDDTYKTGDVIILEDGQRGTVTDIGIRSTTALTRDNILVTIPNSVLNSASVVNESAPQRRKRIRVQITVAYGTDYRDVEEILLGVCDEISLILDSPSPRVMFREFGDSALVFELWAFVAHPFSEPRAIDRINRLVYDEFDEADIVIPFPQREISFLETTDEASSEHLEQSENEKEYQYPMERTNKSDN, encoded by the coding sequence ATGATCGATATCTCTCACAGCCTAGAATTTCTACTCCAAAGCACTGGTGAGATTCCCTTCAGCGATCGGCCGTGGCTACTCGTCATCGCTATCCTCGTCGTCTCGTACTTTCTCTCACAGTTTATCAAGTGGGGCGGGAATAAACTCCTAGACCAGTCCAACCGCTGGGCTGACAACTCGATCAACCGTGCCTTTTTTGAGGAGATTTACATCCCATTGTACGTCTCGGTGGCTCTCGGTGGGATTTACCTCAGTCTAAGCGTTCTCGAAGTCGTCGAATCGAGTTACTTCCTCGTCGGCACTATCCTATCGATACTCGTCGTGCTGTGGATGCGAGCAGCAAAACGCTTCGGAGGAGAGTGGATTGAGGCCGTGAATGCTACTGAGAGTGACTATGAATTTTCACCAATCTTCAAGAACTTCTGGACAATTTTCATCTTACTCGGGACTGGGATCAGTCTTCTCATCATTTGGGAGATTGACATCACCCCGTTTCTCGCTTCGGCAGGGATCATCGGGATTATTCTTGGGTTGGCTGCACAGGAAGCTATCGGTAATTTGATCGGCGGCGTTTCGCTATATTTCGACGATACGTACAAAACGGGAGACGTAATCATCTTGGAGGACGGCCAGCGAGGGACAGTCACTGACATCGGTATTCGGAGTACGACGGCTCTCACACGTGACAATATTCTAGTGACAATCCCGAATTCGGTGTTGAACTCCGCGTCGGTCGTCAACGAGTCAGCCCCACAACGGCGAAAGCGGATCCGTGTTCAAATCACAGTCGCATACGGAACGGACTACCGAGATGTCGAAGAAATTCTCCTGGGAGTTTGCGATGAAATTTCACTCATCCTCGACTCACCCTCACCACGGGTGATGTTTCGCGAATTTGGTGACTCTGCGCTCGTCTTCGAGCTCTGGGCCTTCGTTGCCCATCCATTTAGCGAACCGCGAGCAATTGACCGAATTAATCGACTGGTCTACGACGAGTTCGATGAAGCAGACATCGTCATCCCCTTCCCACAACGTGAAATTAGTTTCCTCGAGACTACAGACGAAGCATCAAGTGAACATCTTGAGCAATCAGAAAACGAAAAGGAATACCAGTATCCGATGGAGCGGACTAATAAGAGCGACAACTAA
- a CDS encoding PQQ-binding-like beta-propeller repeat protein encodes MPSRRALLSAIGTAASIGTAGCIGQIRRELAGYTPIEGPCDAPTGTWPTAGGDPGRTGRTTTVQPAPDATAVDLLASVRDEEGQQQHALSLPVVADGIAYISVTGGLVAVDLNAPMDGPIWSRDLDVGITAAPVLACGAIFIPGTDHLTALNSTSGERYWRADAVGFSDTSAAVLENSIYVAGFSPAAVDIRTGTVQWLEGAGETLALDDDGIYTTRSDSQVSGIFAYDLNGEERWRVSGEFVGSASVLDGTVWVADCQGTAYAIDARTGEVYWSQSLPGVNKIDAGLAVAGDEVFVPAGTGTTSVALDAATGEIRWAVDTGIVTGRPVVGDDWVAFGRTNDGVSVYDRSTGEERITWSRTEYHLGTIGGLVPVKEGFVIWERSSLGLSLLR; translated from the coding sequence GTGCCCTCCCGAAGAGCCCTCCTGTCGGCCATCGGTACTGCCGCCTCCATCGGAACGGCCGGCTGTATCGGTCAGATTCGACGCGAACTTGCGGGCTATACCCCGATCGAAGGTCCCTGTGACGCTCCAACTGGAACGTGGCCGACCGCCGGTGGTGACCCCGGACGCACCGGTCGGACTACCACTGTTCAGCCAGCACCTGACGCCACCGCTGTGGACCTGCTTGCCAGCGTCCGTGACGAGGAGGGGCAGCAGCAACACGCCTTGTCTCTCCCTGTAGTCGCAGATGGAATAGCGTATATCTCCGTAACCGGTGGACTTGTCGCGGTTGACCTCAACGCGCCGATGGACGGGCCGATCTGGAGTCGAGATCTCGATGTCGGCATCACTGCCGCACCGGTACTCGCCTGTGGAGCTATCTTTATCCCAGGAACGGATCACCTGACTGCTCTCAACAGTACCTCGGGCGAACGGTATTGGCGAGCTGACGCCGTCGGTTTCAGCGATACCTCTGCCGCAGTTCTCGAGAACAGCATCTACGTCGCTGGATTCAGTCCCGCCGCCGTCGACATCCGTACTGGAACGGTTCAATGGCTCGAGGGTGCCGGCGAAACGCTGGCCCTCGACGACGACGGTATCTACACAACCCGAAGCGACTCGCAGGTCAGCGGTATCTTCGCGTACGACCTGAACGGCGAAGAGCGCTGGCGCGTTTCGGGTGAGTTTGTTGGGTCCGCCTCAGTTCTCGATGGAACGGTCTGGGTCGCCGACTGCCAGGGGACAGCCTACGCTATCGACGCCAGAACCGGAGAGGTATACTGGTCTCAGTCGCTTCCCGGTGTCAACAAAATCGACGCCGGACTTGCGGTGGCTGGAGACGAGGTATTCGTTCCCGCCGGTACCGGGACCACGAGCGTGGCACTTGATGCCGCCACGGGCGAGATCCGCTGGGCTGTCGATACCGGCATCGTCACCGGCCGTCCAGTGGTCGGTGACGACTGGGTCGCGTTCGGGCGGACAAACGACGGGGTCAGCGTCTACGACCGATCGACAGGCGAAGAGCGAATCACCTGGTCGCGCACCGAGTACCATCTCGGCACGATCGGTGGGCTCGTCCCGGTCAAAGAGGGGTTCGTGATTTGGGAGAGATCCTCCTTGGGACTCTCGCTGCTTCGCTGA
- a CDS encoding IS110 family transposase → MRQDGSLVDEFRLSHGTERAELEEFAREYAGSVVAIEATGHYRPIYETLDEYMDVTLVNPSKTRVIADAKMLAHLLRANLVAESYVPPKDVRERRDLVRACKTLVEDRTREKKPCPSSSQANW, encoded by the coding sequence ATGCGTCAGGACGGCAGTCTTGTCGATGAATTCCGTCTCTCCCATGGCACCGAGCGTGCCGAACTCGAAGAGTTCGCGCGCGAGTATGCCGGGTCGGTGGTTGCCATCGAAGCAACCGGACACTACCGCCCGATCTACGAAACGCTTGACGAGTACATGGACGTTACGCTCGTCAACCCGAGTAAAACACGTGTGATCGCCGACGCGAAGATGCTTGCGCATCTTCTGCGTGCAAACCTCGTCGCTGAAAGCTACGTTCCGCCCAAGGACGTGCGCGAAAGACGTGACCTCGTTCGCGCATGCAAGACACTCGTCGAAGATCGAACTCGGGAGAAAAAACCGTGTCCGAGCAGTTCTCAAGCGAACTGGTAA
- a CDS encoding HVO_A0114 family putative DNA-binding protein translates to MTQTLHVRINSSSDRSDLEDTLAALDAGESVDPKPSTLSVEDLETFGRIFRPTNLELLEAIADHEPDSIRELARIVGRHPPEVTENVTELADYGLVELEQNGRAKRPVVWYDEIDIDLPIGQHSPDVAPA, encoded by the coding sequence ATGACCCAAACACTTCACGTCCGTATCAACTCGTCGTCCGACCGTAGCGATCTCGAAGACACGCTTGCTGCTCTCGATGCTGGCGAGAGTGTCGACCCCAAGCCATCGACGCTCTCGGTGGAGGACCTCGAGACGTTCGGTCGAATCTTTCGGCCGACGAATCTCGAACTGCTCGAGGCAATCGCTGATCATGAGCCAGACAGTATTCGTGAACTCGCGCGAATCGTCGGCCGTCATCCGCCAGAAGTCACTGAGAACGTGACCGAACTTGCCGACTACGGACTCGTCGAACTCGAGCAAAACGGTCGCGCAAAGCGTCCGGTTGTGTGGTACGATGAGATCGATATCGACCTACCCATCGGTCAGCACTCTCCCGATGTTGCACCAGCGTAA
- a CDS encoding DUF4177 domain-containing protein — translation MSESEATHWEYETLRPPRDETKKEAEDPKAELNQLGAEGWEFVETIDYEGGGTKYLVFKRPAQSSEPV, via the coding sequence ATGTCCGAATCAGAAGCGACCCACTGGGAGTACGAGACGCTTCGCCCGCCGCGCGATGAGACCAAAAAAGAAGCAGAGGATCCGAAAGCAGAGTTGAATCAACTCGGTGCAGAGGGCTGGGAGTTTGTGGAGACGATCGACTATGAGGGAGGCGGCACCAAGTACCTCGTTTTCAAGCGACCTGCCCAATCGAGTGAACCAGTATGA
- a CDS encoding DUF7344 domain-containing protein: MVNYDNVFDALADSHRRQLLVKLLSRPQRVSKPSGISREVAEADENLLHRHLSSSRTIAEADEHSVSMHHIHLPKLAEYGFIEWDRNDDLVMQGPHFDEIRPHLKLLAENQERHRTKSPVATLRR, encoded by the coding sequence ATGGTCAATTATGATAATGTCTTTGACGCATTGGCGGACAGCCACCGACGACAGTTACTAGTCAAATTACTCTCCAGGCCCCAACGCGTCTCAAAACCGTCCGGCATTTCCCGAGAGGTTGCAGAAGCAGACGAGAACCTACTTCACAGACATCTATCCAGTTCTCGAACGATTGCAGAAGCCGATGAGCACTCGGTTAGTATGCACCACATCCACCTTCCTAAATTAGCGGAGTACGGGTTCATCGAGTGGGATCGAAATGACGATCTTGTAATGCAAGGCCCCCATTTTGACGAGATACGACCTCATCTCAAACTGTTGGCCGAAAATCAGGAGAGACACCGTACAAAAAGTCCCGTTGCAACCCTTCGTAGATGA
- a CDS encoding M48 family metallopeptidase: MPSRPTTLQLRMVAALLGLALVLVGFLLGVWVVFYGVLVLLEITNAFQIAVIITVATLLTIGYLEYRQLETIERRADAYPVNRETAPEVYQTATRVAAQLNVPVPTIAISDRDVPEALAIGFRPENIHLVLSLGTIKALDGQEELEAVIAHELAHVRNRDAMIMTVVSLPVVLANGLRSRITQIENPGAVGIVTVPLGFLSTGVWVVGRTITARLSRARERAADQAAAEVTGSPAALAIALQRLDDEIAGTPTRDLREASSVSSLSVLPLDPKEPEKVMLGPDGDTEPSYWWLRRWTHRLKRYLFGTHPPTDERIKALSELERKQ, from the coding sequence ATGCCCTCCAGACCAACCACTCTTCAATTACGGATGGTCGCTGCCCTCCTTGGACTCGCCCTCGTCTTAGTTGGATTCCTTCTGGGAGTGTGGGTTGTGTTCTACGGTGTACTCGTCCTTCTTGAGATTACGAATGCCTTTCAGATAGCAGTCATTATTACTGTTGCAACGCTTTTGACGATCGGCTATCTCGAGTACAGACAGCTCGAGACCATTGAACGACGTGCAGATGCTTATCCAGTGAATCGGGAGACAGCACCAGAAGTGTATCAAACAGCGACACGAGTTGCTGCCCAACTCAACGTCCCTGTCCCAACGATTGCTATCTCAGACCGAGATGTGCCTGAAGCATTAGCGATTGGGTTCCGACCAGAAAACATCCATCTGGTACTCTCTCTTGGGACAATCAAGGCACTGGACGGGCAGGAGGAACTCGAGGCAGTGATTGCGCACGAACTCGCTCACGTCAGAAACCGAGACGCGATGATCATGACGGTTGTGTCACTTCCTGTTGTTCTCGCTAATGGACTGCGATCACGAATCACACAGATAGAAAATCCAGGGGCAGTTGGTATTGTGACCGTACCGCTTGGGTTTTTATCAACCGGCGTTTGGGTTGTCGGGAGAACGATCACAGCTCGTCTGTCTCGAGCCAGAGAACGAGCGGCAGATCAGGCAGCGGCGGAGGTTACCGGATCACCTGCTGCCCTCGCCATCGCACTCCAACGACTCGATGACGAAATCGCAGGCACACCGACTCGTGACCTTCGTGAAGCTTCGAGTGTCTCTTCGTTATCTGTTCTGCCACTTGACCCAAAGGAACCTGAAAAAGTCATGCTTGGACCAGACGGAGACACTGAGCCGTCGTATTGGTGGCTCAGACGGTGGACACACCGACTCAAACGCTATCTCTTTGGAACACACCCGCCAACCGACGAACGAATCAAGGCGCTCTCAGAACTCGAGCGCAAACAGTGA
- a CDS encoding DUF2085 domain-containing protein, translating to MIRRESSRYIPSLCENRPMRIDTAELRKGLSKTRRFVLAHHLPSEFYRCYSPSVFGHRVHICARCLGIYPGIAMGLLSYSIMFRGTDALLAVALLPVPSFVDWAVTTFRDRRGYNIVRTVTGALLGSGYGLGLALLLFDSSVAVLGIGLVYGIIAFSSILSSW from the coding sequence ATGATCCGCCGTGAGTCCAGTAGATACATCCCGTCACTCTGCGAGAATCGTCCTATGCGGATCGATACTGCAGAGCTACGAAAGGGTCTGAGCAAGACGCGCCGATTCGTGCTCGCACACCACCTTCCGTCTGAATTCTATCGGTGTTATTCACCTTCTGTCTTCGGTCACCGTGTTCACATCTGCGCGCGGTGTCTGGGCATCTATCCAGGGATCGCCATGGGACTTCTCTCGTATAGCATCATGTTTCGAGGCACCGATGCGCTTCTCGCTGTTGCGTTGCTGCCTGTTCCCTCGTTTGTCGACTGGGCAGTTACGACGTTCCGCGACCGGCGGGGCTATAATATCGTTCGAACCGTAACTGGTGCGTTACTCGGCTCTGGATACGGACTTGGACTCGCGTTGTTGCTGTTCGACTCTTCGGTTGCCGTTCTCGGTATTGGTCTCGTATATGGTATCATCGCTTTCAGTTCGATCTTATCTTCGTGGTGA
- a CDS encoding DUF1328 domain-containing protein, whose translation MLASHRVLDSAVSVQAVPLQFGGGFIELAVLFLILALVAAVLGARGVAGLSMDIAKWLVIIFVILAIVTFIL comes from the coding sequence ATGCTAGCATCACACAGAGTTCTAGATAGTGCCGTCTCAGTCCAGGCGGTGCCGTTGCAGTTCGGGGGTGGTTTCATTGAGCTTGCAGTCCTCTTTTTGATACTTGCACTCGTCGCAGCGGTGCTCGGTGCTCGGGGTGTCGCCGGACTTAGTATGGATATCGCAAAATGGCTCGTCATCATCTTTGTCATCCTCGCTATTGTCACGTTCATTCTGTAG
- a CDS encoding PQQ-binding-like beta-propeller repeat protein yields the protein MPSTRRSILATCTTGIGALAGCISTEKPTADGNWPRRTLNNSHSGYSTTEGPTTDLHTVWHRERLRSGGVDPSPVVDDGVLYFAYSQESRSDERGGAWIEAFDAATGDSRWTTELFRTDEFHYFYHSDSTVVDGDRIILQTKPGLTMLTTDGEVQWTFDNLSRGQQLPDAVTPVVTDDVVVTGTYSTVVDDHQDETVYGIDPATGDERWSVPFPERTSMWQLAGTDDMVYVPFSHDGLAALDLATGEERWRWEGPITGTPTVVNDLLLVPLWHQDDDQHTLVALDRDDRSLRWQRSIGPRWSDAGVTVADGLIYHAAAFGLEARRLETGERVWRFGPDEGKRPQGEPQVDLVSTPVVSGDAVYATGWIQRDTMYGHLFVVDAATGAEFGRAELGRNEDAGKGTPAVTSDLVFLGSNRGNLHAFGECSFEVAGRCLVG from the coding sequence ATGCCCTCTACCCGCCGGTCGATTCTCGCAACGTGTACCACCGGGATCGGTGCACTCGCAGGGTGCATCTCGACCGAGAAACCGACCGCCGACGGCAACTGGCCCAGACGCACGCTGAATAATTCCCACAGCGGGTACTCGACCACAGAGGGTCCGACGACGGACCTCCACACAGTCTGGCACCGGGAGCGATTGCGTAGCGGCGGGGTCGATCCCTCTCCGGTTGTCGACGACGGCGTGCTCTACTTTGCCTACTCACAGGAGTCGCGAAGTGACGAACGCGGCGGGGCGTGGATCGAGGCGTTCGACGCGGCGACCGGCGACTCCCGGTGGACGACCGAACTCTTCCGGACCGACGAGTTCCACTACTTTTACCACTCGGATTCGACGGTCGTCGACGGCGACCGGATAATCCTCCAGACCAAGCCTGGGCTGACGATGCTCACCACCGACGGGGAGGTCCAGTGGACTTTCGACAATCTCTCTCGTGGCCAGCAATTGCCCGATGCCGTCACGCCCGTCGTGACCGACGACGTCGTCGTGACGGGGACATACAGCACAGTCGTCGACGACCACCAAGACGAAACAGTCTATGGCATCGATCCCGCGACCGGGGACGAACGCTGGAGCGTGCCCTTCCCCGAGCGGACAAGCATGTGGCAACTGGCCGGCACCGACGACATGGTCTACGTTCCGTTCTCTCACGACGGGCTCGCCGCGCTCGATCTGGCGACCGGCGAGGAACGCTGGCGCTGGGAGGGGCCTATCACCGGGACCCCGACCGTGGTCAACGACCTGCTGCTCGTACCGCTCTGGCACCAGGACGACGATCAGCACACGCTCGTCGCGCTGGACCGCGATGACCGATCGCTTCGCTGGCAGCGGTCGATCGGACCCCGCTGGTCAGATGCGGGAGTAACCGTCGCTGACGGGCTGATCTATCATGCCGCAGCTTTCGGCCTCGAGGCCCGCCGTCTCGAGACGGGCGAGCGGGTGTGGCGGTTTGGTCCCGACGAGGGCAAGCGCCCGCAGGGCGAGCCACAGGTCGATCTCGTCTCGACGCCGGTCGTTTCCGGTGATGCAGTCTACGCCACGGGCTGGATCCAGCGGGATACGATGTACGGGCACCTGTTCGTCGTTGACGCTGCAACGGGCGCGGAATTCGGTCGCGCAGAGCTGGGCCGCAACGAAGACGCCGGTAAGGGGACTCCGGCAGTCACCTCTGACCTCGTTTTCCTCGGGTCGAACCGCGGAAACCTCCACGCGTTCGGCGAGTGCTCGTTCGAGGTAGCCGGTCGCTGTCTGGTTGGCTGA
- a CDS encoding toxin-antitoxin system TumE family protein has protein sequence MSDDVTVVRDEIEAYADGTVARVRVLSVPESEKFPDGIKYAFHYGVAGADDPIIRFDNHHGIHELHLGSEVYETDYPGLQTLYRAWRSALPFAKRTDW, from the coding sequence ATGAGTGATGATGTCACAGTTGTTCGTGACGAGATTGAAGCCTATGCGGACGGTACTGTCGCCCGTGTCCGCGTGCTTTCGGTGCCCGAGTCCGAGAAGTTTCCAGACGGCATCAAGTACGCCTTCCACTACGGCGTCGCCGGCGCTGATGATCCAATCATCCGATTCGATAACCACCACGGAATTCACGAACTGCATCTTGGTTCGGAGGTCTACGAGACCGACTATCCGGGACTGCAGACGCTGTATCGTGCTTGGCGTTCGGCACTCCCGTTCGCCAAACGAACCGACTGGTAA
- a CDS encoding DUF2270 domain-containing protein has product MADSNDDTLDPTTPDQREIGRKMVDEGTGLGSVMAHAYRGELGRVDTWRQRLDQTTTWAVTVMAAILTWAFSNPDNPHYILLIGIMVVAVFLGIEARRYRDYDVFRARVRMLQENLLATALDPSRDVERTDWRVELSQDYREPTVKVSMQEALANRLRRVYLALLGVLLVAWVFRVTAFAAREDWVETAAIARIQGLVVIAVVVAFYVALLAIALWPRERQAKGEFSKGEEGDWKDSDAKDESRNR; this is encoded by the coding sequence ATGGCAGATTCGAACGACGATACGCTCGACCCGACGACGCCCGACCAGAGAGAGATCGGCCGCAAAATGGTCGACGAGGGCACAGGCCTCGGCTCGGTGATGGCCCACGCGTACCGGGGCGAACTCGGCCGGGTGGATACGTGGCGACAGCGCCTCGACCAGACGACGACATGGGCGGTGACCGTGATGGCGGCGATCCTGACATGGGCGTTCTCAAATCCCGACAACCCTCACTATATCCTGTTGATCGGAATCATGGTCGTCGCGGTCTTCCTCGGCATCGAGGCGCGGCGGTACCGGGACTACGATGTCTTTCGGGCGCGCGTTCGGATGCTTCAGGAGAATCTGCTTGCAACTGCCCTAGACCCGTCACGGGACGTCGAACGCACCGACTGGCGAGTAGAATTGAGTCAGGACTACCGTGAGCCCACGGTGAAAGTATCGATGCAGGAGGCCCTCGCGAATCGCCTCCGGCGCGTGTATCTCGCACTGCTCGGCGTCCTCCTCGTCGCGTGGGTCTTCAGAGTGACCGCGTTCGCAGCGCGCGAAGACTGGGTCGAAACCGCCGCGATCGCTCGAATCCAGGGACTGGTCGTGATCGCGGTCGTCGTCGCGTTCTACGTCGCGCTGCTCGCGATCGCACTGTGGCCGCGAGAACGCCAGGCGAAGGGCGAATTCAGCAAAGGAGAGGAAGGCGACTGGAAGGATTCGGACGCAAAAGACGAGTCGCGGAACCGATGA
- a CDS encoding YIP1 family protein, with protein sequence MQPFTPLFRPDRFFAERDFRTRRIIAVSLLLVFSHPIGVWGISWILQERIDGTVMVDNPNRPSESFCKAAPGSIETGCDAPAQVDRNVDTLLSEATGQVIGLVFLGILIVIVLAGCLLHAGSWLLDGEGGAATSFAVAIWGLVPILFNLLLGVGLLYMMIDPVTVTPDSNPTVWMDEFQADLKPLEQLKPLFTGITTLWSGIIWRFGLLHKRGLAPGEATGLAESVALVFWLLTLI encoded by the coding sequence ATGCAGCCCTTCACACCACTTTTCCGCCCTGATCGGTTCTTCGCCGAGCGGGACTTCCGCACCAGACGCATTATAGCCGTCAGTCTCCTACTCGTCTTCTCGCACCCGATCGGGGTATGGGGTATCAGTTGGATACTCCAGGAGCGTATTGACGGGACAGTTATGGTCGATAATCCAAACCGACCGTCAGAGAGTTTCTGCAAGGCTGCCCCGGGATCGATAGAGACAGGGTGTGATGCACCCGCTCAGGTTGACCGAAACGTCGATACTCTCCTCTCGGAGGCTACTGGTCAAGTCATCGGACTTGTCTTCCTTGGCATACTCATTGTGATCGTTCTAGCAGGCTGTCTGCTCCATGCGGGGTCATGGTTACTTGACGGTGAGGGCGGGGCAGCGACATCATTCGCCGTCGCGATCTGGGGGCTGGTCCCGATCCTGTTCAATCTTCTCCTCGGTGTCGGCCTCCTCTACATGATGATTGACCCTGTGACGGTGACGCCAGATAGTAATCCGACCGTGTGGATGGACGAGTTCCAAGCGGACCTCAAACCGTTAGAACAGTTGAAACCGCTATTCACCGGAATCACAACTCTGTGGAGTGGGATAATCTGGCGATTTGGACTTCTGCACAAACGGGGGTTAGCACCGGGAGAGGCGACCGGTCTGGCCGAAAGTGTAGCGTTGGTCTTCTGGTTACTCACCCTCATTTAA
- a CDS encoding tyrosine-type recombinase/integrase, translating to MSGSTERGASSGGTTVHEAIESYLRYKINADGSKTTMRSPLLEFADHCRDERGLELVEDLSPHDVRSYSEHLYDCVVIDEDLAASTAHNYFAYVRAFLSWSVREQHLESNPANTNTAMDPLPEDDGKRKRQYWSQEDREMLLEYVTKRVDMALEGTIRTDVETAFRDRAIVVMLDGTGARGAELFADSKDDKRNGLRWSDVDFDERLIEVYGKSREYEQAPFPASVHDVLKRWYRVQEPPTEAWPVFPTGHYGSKKRALEDALVADRVDATLKERGDQGKTAVLDRLHREHEVPPPSISKEGVRQLLKRLTDEAGIDPDGEYDYLTLHGARRALGRDLYTSGMSEKAQEALRHNSIETTHEAYADVKMKDVSDSIDDVRG from the coding sequence ATGTCTGGATCAACGGAACGAGGGGCTTCCTCCGGGGGGACGACCGTCCACGAAGCCATCGAGAGCTACCTGCGATACAAGATCAACGCCGACGGTTCCAAGACGACCATGCGCTCGCCGTTGCTCGAGTTCGCCGACCACTGTCGAGACGAACGCGGTCTCGAGCTTGTGGAAGACCTCTCCCCCCATGACGTCCGTAGTTACAGCGAGCACCTCTACGACTGCGTCGTGATCGACGAGGATCTGGCGGCTTCAACCGCCCACAACTACTTCGCGTACGTGAGGGCCTTTCTCTCCTGGTCTGTCCGAGAGCAACACCTCGAGTCGAACCCGGCGAACACGAACACCGCGATGGACCCGCTACCAGAAGACGACGGGAAACGCAAGCGTCAGTATTGGTCTCAAGAAGACCGCGAGATGTTACTTGAGTACGTGACCAAGCGCGTCGACATGGCTCTGGAGGGAACCATTCGAACCGACGTCGAAACAGCCTTCCGTGACCGGGCGATTGTCGTTATGCTCGACGGGACGGGCGCGCGTGGTGCGGAACTGTTCGCCGACTCGAAAGACGACAAACGCAACGGCCTTCGCTGGAGCGACGTCGACTTCGACGAGCGGTTGATCGAAGTCTACGGCAAATCGCGTGAGTACGAACAGGCCCCGTTCCCCGCAAGCGTCCATGATGTCCTCAAGCGATGGTACCGGGTACAAGAGCCACCGACCGAGGCGTGGCCTGTCTTCCCGACCGGCCACTACGGCTCGAAAAAGCGTGCACTCGAGGATGCACTTGTCGCAGATCGGGTTGATGCAACCCTCAAGGAAAGAGGTGACCAAGGCAAGACAGCTGTCCTTGATCGTCTGCATCGCGAGCACGAGGTGCCGCCGCCATCAATCTCGAAAGAGGGTGTTCGCCAACTGTTGAAACGACTCACTGACGAGGCTGGGATCGATCCCGATGGCGAGTACGATTATCTGACCTTGCACGGGGCACGGCGGGCACTCGGGCGTGATCTCTATACCAGCGGGATGTCCGAAAAGGCTCAGGAAGCGTTACGACACAACTCGATTGAGACCACCCACGAGGCCTACGCCGACGTCAAGATGAAGGACGTCTCCGACTCGATTGACGATGTGCGTGGGTGA